One window from the genome of Gimesia aquarii encodes:
- a CDS encoding beta-ketoacyl-[acyl-carrier-protein] synthase family protein, whose protein sequence is MAGSNQTRVVISGIGVVSPIGIGIDAFWRSMRSGDSGIDRLKAVPTENLPSKLAAEVKDFQPEAHLYNKKFLKFMSRDIQLGVSAASDAVHDAGISSGVVDPERFGVSFGAGHIPTSPDELVEAVKRCGEDNSFELTRWGEDTMGQITPLWMLRQLPNMPACHISIEHNAQGPNNTITSQDSSALLALSEAMRWIKRGAVDCMVVGACTSNINPIDLSRKNLMDLLSRDEDPRRACRPFDRDRNGTILGEGAAAFVVENYEHAVRRGAEIYAEVIGLGAGCDGHSVSNSNQQNDTGLVRAIESAMYQADLKPSELGHINAHGKSTKIDDQVEARAYHRLFGDDAAKIPITALKSYFGHFDAGSGAVELAASILSIRHSATPATLNYETPDPLCNLDVVHGEIRPLTIPTAMTVSRTSFGQSAAAILRAI, encoded by the coding sequence ATGGCTGGGTCAAATCAAACACGTGTTGTTATTTCCGGTATTGGAGTAGTCTCTCCAATAGGTATCGGTATCGATGCATTTTGGAGAAGCATGCGTTCAGGTGACTCGGGGATTGATCGACTCAAAGCAGTTCCTACCGAGAATTTGCCTTCCAAGTTGGCTGCGGAAGTAAAAGACTTTCAACCTGAAGCGCACCTTTACAACAAAAAGTTCCTGAAGTTTATGTCGCGTGATATCCAGCTTGGGGTTTCTGCGGCCTCAGATGCAGTTCATGATGCGGGAATTTCGAGTGGTGTCGTCGATCCAGAACGCTTTGGTGTTTCATTCGGAGCCGGACATATTCCGACGAGTCCGGATGAACTTGTCGAGGCAGTCAAACGTTGTGGCGAAGATAATTCTTTCGAATTGACACGCTGGGGCGAAGACACAATGGGGCAGATCACTCCATTATGGATGCTTCGACAACTTCCTAACATGCCAGCTTGCCATATCTCGATCGAACATAACGCACAAGGCCCGAATAATACGATTACCAGTCAGGACTCCTCAGCACTGTTGGCTTTGTCTGAGGCTATGCGTTGGATCAAACGTGGTGCCGTTGATTGTATGGTGGTAGGAGCCTGTACTTCGAACATCAATCCCATTGATCTCTCTCGTAAGAATTTGATGGATCTCTTGTCACGAGACGAAGACCCCAGGCGCGCTTGCAGGCCATTTGACCGTGATCGAAACGGTACGATTCTGGGTGAAGGTGCTGCGGCATTTGTCGTTGAAAATTATGAACATGCTGTTCGTCGCGGTGCGGAAATCTACGCAGAAGTCATTGGGCTTGGTGCAGGGTGTGACGGGCATTCTGTTTCCAACAGCAATCAACAAAATGATACAGGTTTAGTTCGAGCTATTGAATCAGCAATGTATCAAGCTGATTTAAAGCCGAGTGAGCTTGGTCACATCAATGCACATGGTAAAAGTACAAAAATTGACGATCAGGTCGAAGCAAGAGCCTATCATCGTTTGTTTGGTGATGATGCTGCGAAAATCCCAATAACTGCACTCAAGAGTTACTTTGGTCATTTTGATGCGGGGTCCGGTGCCGTTGAATTGGCTGCAAGTATTCTTTCCATCCGTCATAGTGCAACACCTGCCACACTCAATTATGAAACTCCAGATCCATTATGTAATCTCGATGTGGTACATGGGGAAATTCGTCCGCTCACGATTCCGACCGCTATGACTGTCAGTCGAACTTCGTTCGGTCAAAGTGCCG